One stretch of Micromonospora echinospora DNA includes these proteins:
- a CDS encoding M48 family metallopeptidase, with product MAVTRKPVVEVRRSQRRRRTVSAYRDGERVVVLIPDQFSRAEESEWVDRMLARLAAREGRLARSDAELLVRASRLIDNYLPEYGSAAVPASVRWVTNQNGRWGSCTPADRTIRISHRIQDMPDWVIDYVLLHELTHLIVPSHNAEFWALVARYPRSERARGYLEGVAATAAIP from the coding sequence ATGGCCGTGACGCGGAAGCCCGTCGTCGAGGTACGGCGCAGCCAGCGCCGGCGGCGCACGGTGTCCGCGTACCGGGACGGGGAGCGCGTCGTCGTGCTGATCCCCGACCAGTTCTCCCGGGCCGAGGAGAGCGAGTGGGTCGACCGGATGCTGGCCCGGCTCGCCGCCCGCGAGGGCCGGCTCGCCCGCTCGGACGCCGAACTGCTCGTCCGCGCCAGCCGCCTGATCGACAACTACCTTCCCGAGTACGGCTCGGCCGCGGTGCCCGCGAGCGTGCGCTGGGTGACCAATCAGAACGGCCGCTGGGGCTCCTGCACCCCCGCCGACCGCACCATCCGGATCTCGCACCGGATCCAGGACATGCCCGACTGGGTGATCGACTACGTCCTCCTGCACGAGCTGACGCATCTCATCGTGCCCAGCCACAACGCCGAGTTCTGGGCGCTGGTCGCCCGGTACCCGCGCTCGGAACGGGCCCGCGGCTACCTGGAGGGCGTGGCCGCCACCGCCGCCATCCCCTGA
- a CDS encoding DUF5679 domain-containing protein, which produces MADQAQTYNGYCVKCKEKRDFEGHVEVSKTGMNMAKGKCPVCGTTVNRILGKAKV; this is translated from the coding sequence GTGGCCGACCAGGCCCAGACCTACAACGGTTACTGCGTGAAGTGCAAGGAGAAGCGGGACTTCGAGGGGCACGTGGAGGTCTCGAAGACCGGCATGAACATGGCCAAGGGCAAGTGTCCGGTGTGCGGCACAACAGTGAACCGCATCCTGGGCAAGGCCAAGGTCTGA
- a CDS encoding TOMM precursor leader peptide-binding protein has protein sequence MTDPTPLVRPTLLPGLTRLWRDRRTLQLGEPPGRAVLLEMSSPGTARLLDLLDGTRSERAVLAEAGAAKVPPDEARALLDTLRDAGLVVAAQALLPRDLAGAVRARLAAEAAALALASPDLPGTPARLLRRRGAARVLVTGTGRLGAAVAVALAQAGVGHVVPDLAGPVGPGDLVGTGLTAAELGRPLAPAVRAALDRCAPGTVTGPCRATRPDLVVQLGVDRPAELLASGYARRRQPHLLLDLRGGVPVIGPLVRPPAGPCLRCLDLHRSDRDPDWPALAAQLAADRGERACAATTRLAAAAFATAEVLAQLDGSHPETLGGAVEIAGPGRFRHRRWPPHPSCGCCRRRPIRSAPAAPGRTAAAEALSR, from the coding sequence GTGACCGACCCGACACCGCTCGTCCGCCCGACCCTGCTGCCCGGCCTGACCCGGCTCTGGCGCGACCGCCGCACGCTCCAGCTCGGTGAGCCGCCTGGCCGGGCGGTGCTGCTGGAGATGTCCTCGCCGGGGACGGCCCGCCTGCTCGACCTGCTTGACGGCACTCGCAGCGAACGCGCCGTACTGGCCGAGGCGGGCGCCGCCAAAGTCCCGCCCGACGAGGCACGCGCCCTGCTCGACACGCTCCGGGACGCCGGGCTGGTGGTGGCCGCGCAGGCCCTGCTCCCCCGTGACCTCGCCGGAGCGGTCCGGGCCCGGCTGGCCGCCGAGGCCGCCGCGCTGGCGCTCGCGTCGCCCGATCTGCCGGGCACACCGGCCCGGCTGCTGCGCCGCCGCGGTGCCGCCCGGGTGCTGGTCACCGGCACGGGACGACTCGGCGCGGCGGTCGCCGTCGCGCTGGCCCAGGCCGGCGTCGGGCACGTCGTACCCGATCTGGCCGGCCCGGTCGGCCCCGGCGACCTGGTCGGGACCGGCCTGACCGCCGCTGAGCTGGGCCGGCCGCTGGCCCCGGCGGTGCGCGCGGCGCTGGACCGGTGCGCGCCCGGAACGGTGACCGGCCCGTGTCGGGCGACCCGGCCGGATCTGGTGGTGCAGCTCGGCGTCGACCGTCCGGCCGAGCTGCTGGCCAGCGGGTACGCCCGCCGGCGCCAGCCCCACCTGCTGCTCGACCTGCGCGGCGGCGTACCCGTGATCGGTCCGCTGGTCCGCCCGCCGGCCGGTCCCTGCCTGCGCTGCCTCGACCTGCACCGCAGCGACCGGGATCCGGACTGGCCCGCGCTCGCCGCCCAGCTCGCCGCCGACCGGGGCGAGCGGGCGTGTGCCGCCACCACCCGGCTGGCCGCCGCCGCATTCGCCACGGCCGAGGTGCTGGCGCAGCTCGACGGCAGCCATCCGGAGACGCTCGGCGGCGCCGTGGAGATCGCGGGACCGGGCCGCTTCCGTCACCGACGGTGGCCGCCGCACCCCTCCTGTGGCTGCTGCCGGCGTCGCCCGATCCGGTCGGCCCCGGCCGCTCCCGGCCGCACGGCAGCAGCGGAGGCCCTGAGTCGGTAA
- a CDS encoding ABC1 kinase family protein, whose translation MTDIPRRAVSRTAKLAALPLGFAGRTVLGMGKRVTGLASDVISAEIQQRTAEQLFSVLGQLKGGAMKFGQALSVFEAALPEEVAAPYRQALTKLQEAAPPLPAATVHKVLAEQLGPDWRDRFVEFNDTPAAAASIGQVHRAVWRAPGYGPNGGPLHRDVAVKIQYPGAGDALLADLKQLSRLGGMFRAIQPGLDVKPLLAELRERITEELDYELEAESQRAFAAAYADDPDIFIPEVLDAAPRVLITEWVEGIPLSQIIREGTEEQRDEAGRLMAELHLSAPERAGLLHADPHPGNFRLLPDGRLGVIDFGAVARMPQGTPEPIGRIAALALRGDADAVVEGLRDEGFVSRTESIDAPAVLDFLRPMLEPIAADEFRFTRAWLRAEATRLASPRSPAYQLSRQLNLPPSYLMIHRVTLGSIGVLCQLEAKAPYRSILERWLPGFAPVP comes from the coding sequence GTGACCGACATCCCGCGCCGGGCCGTGTCCCGCACCGCCAAACTCGCCGCCTTGCCGCTCGGATTCGCCGGTCGAACCGTCCTCGGCATGGGCAAGCGGGTGACCGGGCTCGCGTCCGACGTCATCTCCGCCGAGATCCAGCAGCGCACCGCCGAGCAGCTGTTCAGCGTGCTCGGGCAGCTCAAGGGCGGGGCCATGAAGTTCGGCCAGGCCCTGTCGGTGTTCGAGGCCGCGCTGCCCGAGGAGGTCGCCGCGCCGTACCGGCAGGCGCTCACCAAGCTCCAGGAGGCCGCGCCGCCGCTTCCGGCGGCCACCGTGCACAAGGTGCTCGCCGAGCAGCTCGGCCCGGACTGGCGAGACCGGTTCGTCGAGTTCAACGACACCCCGGCCGCCGCGGCCAGCATCGGCCAGGTGCACCGCGCGGTCTGGCGCGCCCCCGGGTACGGGCCGAACGGCGGCCCGCTGCACCGGGACGTGGCCGTGAAGATCCAGTACCCGGGGGCCGGTGACGCCCTGCTCGCCGACCTCAAACAGCTCTCCCGGCTCGGCGGCATGTTCCGGGCCATCCAGCCAGGGCTGGACGTGAAGCCGCTCCTGGCCGAGCTGCGCGAGCGCATCACCGAGGAACTGGACTACGAGCTGGAGGCGGAGTCGCAGCGGGCGTTCGCCGCCGCGTACGCCGACGACCCGGACATCTTCATCCCGGAGGTGCTCGACGCCGCGCCCCGGGTGCTGATCACCGAGTGGGTCGAGGGCATCCCGCTGTCCCAGATCATCCGGGAGGGCACCGAGGAGCAGCGCGACGAGGCCGGCCGGCTGATGGCGGAGCTGCACCTCTCCGCGCCGGAGCGGGCCGGGTTGCTGCACGCCGACCCGCACCCGGGCAACTTCCGGCTGCTGCCGGACGGGCGGCTCGGTGTGATCGACTTCGGTGCGGTGGCCCGGATGCCGCAGGGCACGCCGGAGCCGATCGGCCGGATCGCCGCGCTCGCGCTGCGCGGGGACGCCGACGCCGTGGTGGAAGGGCTGCGCGACGAGGGCTTCGTCAGCCGTACCGAGTCGATCGACGCGCCGGCGGTGCTCGACTTCCTCCGCCCGATGCTGGAGCCGATCGCGGCCGACGAGTTCCGCTTCACCCGGGCCTGGCTGCGCGCCGAGGCGACCCGGCTGGCCAGTCCCCGCTCCCCCGCCTACCAGCTCAGCCGGCAGCTCAACCTGCCTCCGTCGTACCTGATGATCCACCGGGTCACGCTGGGTTCGATCGGGGTGCTCTGCCAGCTGGAGGCGAAGGCGCCCTACCGGTCCATCCTGGAACGGTGGCTGCCCGGCTTCGCGCCGGTGCCCTGA
- a CDS encoding WhiB family transcriptional regulator, protein MSLALAPLDVSVEVEANLPCRKFDPDLWFSDSPAELELAKSLCGDCPLRVECLAGAVERAEPWGVWGGEIFERGAVVPRKRPRGRPRKEDLARDAQLRVEAEARLAASGLSESRNAVRLAA, encoded by the coding sequence ATGAGTCTGGCGTTGGCCCCACTCGACGTGAGCGTCGAGGTGGAGGCGAACCTGCCCTGCCGGAAGTTCGACCCCGACCTGTGGTTCTCCGACTCGCCCGCCGAGCTGGAGCTGGCCAAGTCGCTCTGCGGGGACTGCCCGCTGCGCGTCGAGTGCCTGGCCGGTGCCGTCGAGCGAGCCGAGCCCTGGGGCGTCTGGGGCGGCGAGATCTTCGAGCGTGGCGCGGTCGTCCCGCGCAAGCGGCCCCGTGGCCGTCCGCGCAAGGAGGACCTCGCCCGTGACGCCCAGCTCCGGGTCGAGGCGGAGGCGCGACTGGCGGCCAGCGGGCTGTCCGAGTCGCGTAACGCCGTCCGGCTGGCAGCCTGA